ATCAAATATATCTTTAATGACTTAGAAGCTAAcaaattgattattttttaatattataatttttaaatccttCAAATTTGTTTGAAGAAAAAACACTGGAAACCATTGAAGAATTTGTTTcacaaaaaaaagataaataatatttgaatatttcacatgcaaacacacaaacccacacacaTCAGTTACTATCATTCTCTGCCCACTTAGTCTgctttttctagaaaaaaattgaGTAAATACAAAATAACTTTTTCTAATTACATGTATGCTATGAAATATTATGGCTCAAATATTATGTACCAGCCACCCAgtataaagaggaaaataaattttattattacacCTGACTCTCCTGGGTGTATCAGGTAGAGGCAGGAATGGActttgtcaaatttttttttttttttcagaaggaaaaattaTAAGGACAAAAATGATGGATTACTGTTTTAAATTTAAGGACTTCtgatctgtgaaaaataccaaagACCAAGATAAtagataaaatgtgaaaaaaaagctTTGTCAAGTCAACATCAAAGTATTCAAATCTACATTAAAAAGAGCTTTCATAAATTAAATCATAGAAACATTTGTAAAAAGTATTAACAGGCaatttacagaaaaatagaaacccaAAATTCTAAATATTAGACAGTGAGCAAAGTCATTTTaggttagggaaaaaaaaaaaaattagatatcaGTTTATATCTATTTTCCTGACCAAAAATAGTGTTAGGAAAATACCAATGTTCACCAGGGTGTGAGGACATAGGAACCTCCGTGCACAGTTAGGAGTGCATACTAGCACATCCATCATGGAAAATGATGTGGAATAATTATGTGCATACCCTCAGACTCAAAATTTTTGCCCCTACTATAGCACCCTAGAAAATTTATCGTACTGGGTTATTTGTAGTGGAGACGAGTTGGGGGCAGTCTGCTATTCACCACTAGGAAAGCATGTAGGTAAATCAGGATGGACGGACATCATAGACCAGTGCTACTCAATGTGTGTGGCCCAGGGACCAGCACCCGTCCTTGGACTCTCTATTTCCACCCTATGATGGGGCAATGACGACAAGTGAGATGGAGCATGTAAAACTATTCCAGAATTTTGACAATGCTAAGAATTTTTTTATTGCCATTTACAAAAAGTATTAAGCCACAACAGGTTggaaattttacaaagaaaattattctttACCCATATATACTTGATAAACACTTCCATAAAGGTTTATGGACCTCTACAGGTCCATGAGTCCATCATGGCAGAGAACAGTTACTAAGGGTGAGGTAAgggataaaatgaaaatatggagATAAAGGGGAGCAAGGTCGGATAGAACTCTGTGGATATGTCAAGAATTCAAATATAGTCATTATTACTTAAGCAAACTtggatttctaattaaaatatagAGTGCATATGAAAGCATAATTAAACAAAAGCATATTTAAGCACATCTCACATGTTCCTGAATTGATATGTTGATGAAATACCAATCACTCTGAATTCTGAGAACCTAGACAGTGATCCATGACCACTTCCCCACACTATAGATGAAAAGGTCTAAGTCAGGTATCAAGGTTCAGCCTGTAAAATCTAAGTCAATTATGTCATGAAAATTGTTCTCTGACATAACTGTGAAGTTAAATACTGTACCATTTCGAGTTTCACGATTAGGTAAATGATCACAGCCCTCTTAACTTTCTCTGGTCTTTTTTCGCACCTTTTCAGCTGATTCTTAATTCTGccagccatggaagaaaacaacGGCACTACAGTGACTGAATTCCTTCTCCTGGGATTCGCTGGTCAACACAAGTCTTGGCCTGTCCTCTTCACAATATTGCTAATGATCTATATGGTCACCTTAGTGGGTAACATTGGCGTGATCCTCCTCATCAAGGTTGACTCTTCCcttcacacccccatgtactttttcctccaAAACTTGGCTTTTGTTGATCTCTGCTACACCTCTGCCGTCACCCCTAAGATGTTGCAAAACCTTGTAGGAACAGAGCGATCCATCTCGTTCATGGGATGTGTGGTGCAGTTACTAGTCGATGGGGCTTTTATAACCAGTGATTGCTACATCCTGGCGGCTATGGCAGTGGACCATTACGTGGCCATCTGTAACCCTCTCCACTCTCCAACAGTCATGACCCGGAGGGTCTGCATTCACCTGTTAGTTGGATCATACTTCATGGGTTTCCTAAATGCCTCTGTAAATGTAGGTTTTATTTTCTCACTGAGTTTTTGCAAATCCAATAAAATTAATCACTTTTTCTGTGATGCTCCCCCAATTCTGGCCCTCTCATGCTCCAATATTTACTTCAGCGTCATGATGTTAACAGTCTTTGTGGGGTTTAACTTGACGCTCACCGTGTCAGTCGTGATCTTTTCCTACATGTTTATCCTGGCTGCCATCCTGAAGATCTCTTCTGCTGCAGGGAGGAAGAAAGCCTTCTCCACATGCACTTCCCACCTGACAGCTGTCACCATTTTCTATGGGACGCTCTCGTACATGTATCTGCACCATCGTGCCACAGAGTCTCAAGAGCAAGAAAAAATGGCTTCTGTGTTTTATGGGGTTGTGATCCCCATGTTAAACCCCCtcatctacagcctgaggaaccAAGATGTGAGAGAAGCCCTGAAAGGAGTTGGAAAGAAGTGTTTCTAGTTTTAACACCAATAACTAACTCAACAAGTAAACCAACATTTCTCAGCAGCAGAAGATGTATCAAGTGTTATTAAGATACAAAGCATTCCTTAGCTGTATCAGTAGCATctgaaaaatattgaaaagcaTCTCAAATGATTAAACAAGCTTCTAATTCATTTGTTTCTAGTAAAGAAAACATCTAACTTCTAAAAAGAAGATCTTTGACACTTCTTTTACACTTTTTGAGGTGCCTTCTTCAAATACtcaacattaaaaaggaaaagaaaagtaaattaagGAGAAACACATAATTgatattatatgaatatattaacagagaaggcaatggcaccctactccagtactcttgcctagaaaatcccatggacggaggagcctggtagtctgcagtccatagggtcgctaaggctcagacacgactgagcgacttcactttcacttttcactttcatgcgttggagaaggaaatggcaacccactccagtgttcttgcctggagaatcccagggacgggggagcatggtgggctaccatctctggggtcgcacagagtccgacacgactgaagcgacttagcagcagcagaatatattaaataaatacctCTATTAACTAGATTATAAGGAATCATTAGGACAaaaatctatttatctatctattaaGAGGTACTGATACTCTGCAATTTTTGTATAGCCCAGCTACTttgactttgtaaaaaaaaatactttttaaagatgcatttctttggaggaaatacacagaaaagaggaaaaaagccaTTGAGAGAATTTCCACTGATTTGGGGACACTGAAAATCAATATCCTTCCTTCTCTACAAGTTCCCTGAACATTAGGACATTGACTATGGAATCAGAAAGATGTGGATCTTACTAATTTTATCTTTGGTAAATCTAACTTTAATCTCCAATTAAATCCCATTACAGGTGTATTACATTAACAGAATCCAGTGCAGCACCTGGTGCTATAAAGCAGGCTTATTTATCCAGAATCATTTCCTTGTACCTCTCCATCTCCAAGAACGAAGAAAAATGCAGGACTCTAGGCTTATTTCTAGAAGTCAAGGCTCATGCCCTGATGGTCTTGCTATTTGggttaaacaaaaaagaagaaaagattaagCACACAGCCCTTCTGTGGACAGGCAGTGTAAACAGAAGGCTGACATCAcgggtttttcatttcttttcccaaTCCTGTTTGTCAGTGAAACCATAGGGAGTGTTATTGGGAAGACTGACAGAATGGGAGTTTGCTCCCAACAGTTTCAGAAATTCCAAATCCATGGACTAAGGCAGGAATACTCTGATAGGGAGCCAGTGGTAACCCAACCAATACCAAGAGAAACCAGATGATACCAACCCATGCATTACAACCCATGCAGGGTACATTAAAGGAGAAGAATCTCCCAATTAGGAAACTCTGACCTTACATAAAGCTACCTGCCCATATCCCCTCTGTAAAGAGAAACATTTCTACTCCATAATATAAGCAAATCCTctccagagaaggaagaagactTTACCTTATCAACCTAGACCATCTTCAGGGAAAGAGACACCTCTACATTTTAGTGAGGTGATATTTCACCttatagtgctgctgctgctgctaaatctgtgcgaccccagagacggcagcccaccaggctcctccatccatgggattttccaggcaagagtactggagtggggtgccatcaccttatACAAATATCCTTAAATATAATGGCTATAAATGCCTTTTCTCAGAGGACCTGAGCTGTGCAGAAATGTAAAACAGTCATGGAGAATCTGTGTACCTAATAATGTTTAATGTTCATAGAGCAAAAAAATCAGGACTACATgagcaaaagaaacagaatatcAATAGAAATGCTAATTCACCTCTTCTAGTCCATGAGAGATCAAACTGAGaacaaaatatttccataaaGTTATTTAATGAGAAAGCATTGAGAATATTTCTTCTAAAGTTGAACATGAAAAAGGTCACCTGAATCAAAATTATGCTTAAGATTATTCTGGAGCACTTGGATTATAGAAATCAATgaaaggaatgcaaatcaaaaaggAGGAGTAAAACTTATTATTTGaagattacattttttttctggatatccAGGTAAATTAATAATAAGCTAATTCTAAAACTTTTGCAATAGCAAAAAACCTAGaataacccccccaaaaaaaactttaaaataaagagacaTAGAACATACATTATCTGATTTCAAGACTAATTGATTTCAACACTAATGGTTTAGTAAATAAAccattaaattttgaaattttgcttttctaaaaacatcaagaaatgaaaagatataccaCAAACtaggaaaaattatatatatgacaaaacTATACATAtcatataaatgataaaattatattcatatatcatatatatgtgacAAAATCTCTgttaagaatatataaagaatacttTCAACCCAATGATgaaacagtttattttaaaatgggcaaatggTGACAGTGAAAATCTTGGAGTAAGATCTTCTGAAAATCCGTTCCTCCATAAAAGTAGCTAGGATGCTGGTGtgcacacatccacacacacacacacacacacacacacaacaatcgAATTTTTCAGAACTCTGGAAATTAAAAAAGGGCTTGCAGCAATCCAGGGAgcttttatttacaaaacacaacTTAGGCTTAGTATGAATGCCAAGCTTAGAGGTGCTTTAATGTGCCCTATTATCATCCTCTCCCTTCCCATCtcttgggaagccctaaaaaccAACAGCTGGCAGTCAGATTGAAAGGCAGCAGCCTGGCAACCAGTTGGAACAGATCAGGGTTGGAGCTGTTTGAAAGCCCCATTCACAGAGCACTGTTATCCTTTGGCCCATATGATGGTTCTCTGGAAGGCCCTACTGGCCAGGCTGTCATTATTTGTCCTGACTTGAAGCTCACTCAGTGCAAAGAGCCTTTTTCCTGGGGTCATTTGTCAAAAAACGATCAGAGACAATTAACTGTTTAATCCTGCAActgccagggcttctctggtagctcagctggtaaacaatctacctgcattgcagaagactccagtttgattcctgggttgggaagatcccctggagaaggtataggctacccactccagtagaatctacctggagaatccccgtggacagaggagcctggagggctacagcccatggggttgcaaagagtcagacacaactaagtgactaagcatagcatacGGATATAGGTAAGAATTAAGGCAAACAACAGGCAAATCCAAAAGGCTTAAAACAAAAAGCTCATGAATGGAGGGATTTTCCTgctgttccagtggttaagaatctgctttgcaatgcagggaacacgggttcaatccctgatcggggaactaagattccacatgccaaagagCAACTAGGCCCACTTGCTGTAACTACTGACCCCATGCTAGATAGTCCATCCACAATaacaaaagatcccacaagctgcaactaagaccaaatGAAAccttctaaataaataatttaaaaaaaaaaaaaaacctcatgaaTGAAATAGCCATAAGAGTACTTAAAAGTTCCACGATCTTGAGAATCTAGATCAAGAACATCAAGAGGGGCTGCATGCTTGTTCAAAATTGAACTAAGGAAGTCTTAAGCCATCACTCCGGGTAATCTTGAGGATATACTCAAGCAGGAAGTGATGGCTAGGATGGAGTTGTAATCTGCCTGGAAGAGAGTTGAGGGCATACCCAAGCACACAGTCAGAGACCCCTGGCAAAGTTTGAGACACTTGTTGGTTCCGGGCTTTTAAATAAATCACTTGCTAATCATTAGCTGACTGCTAAAttagaggtttccctggtggctcagatggtaaagaatctacccacaataTAGGAACCTggatttgttccctgggtcaggaataccatctggagaagagaatggcaacccactccagaattcttggctgaagaatcctatggacagaagagccttgagggctacagtccatgggctcacaaagagtcaaagcaactaaaactttcacactttcactttcacactttgaaGCTGAGCAGGAACTTCAGTGGCCACACATGATGAAGAATACACATTTAACAGGATCAACTCAAAAAAAGTCACCATCACAAAGAAAACAGTCAATAGAAACCATCCCTGAAAAGCACAGGCATTAGAATTACTATATAAGACTTTAAATTGAAGATGATTCTTTGGGGCCTGAGTGCATCATCTTTCTAGTCTGCTGGCTTTCCGAATAAACTCTTCCTTGTCCCAACAACTTGTTTCTCGATTTTTTGACCTATGGTGCTGCGAGCAGTACAAGCTTGGACTAGGTAACAATT
This portion of the Bos taurus isolate L1 Dominette 01449 registration number 42190680 breed Hereford chromosome 15, ARS-UCD2.0, whole genome shotgun sequence genome encodes:
- the OR5AK31 gene encoding olfactory receptor family 5 subfamily AK member 31; translation: MEENNGTTVTEFLLLGFAGQHKSWPVLFTILLMIYMVTLVGNIGVILLIKVDSSLHTPMYFFLQNLAFVDLCYTSAVTPKMLQNLVGTERSISFMGCVVQLLVDGAFITSDCYILAAMAVDHYVAICNPLHSPTVMTRRVCIHLLVGSYFMGFLNASVNVGFIFSLSFCKSNKINHFFCDAPPILALSCSNIYFSVMMLTVFVGFNLTLTVSVVIFSYMFILAAILKISSAAGRKKAFSTCTSHLTAVTIFYGTLSYMYLHHRATESQEQEKMASVFYGVVIPMLNPLIYSLRNQDVREALKGVGKKCF